From one Streptomyces sp. SCSIO 30461 genomic stretch:
- a CDS encoding DUF3000 domain-containing protein, whose product MAAAQGQFSDHSDDAERNALPHAFRQAVDAFAAARLRPEIEVERTRPPQRLAPHAHALEAAVVDDGEDLADGRLVLLHDPAGHDAWKGTFRLVTLVRAELEPEMAADPLLPEVCWSWLTGALEARGLFHGEAGGTVTRAGSHYFGALAERRPATQIEIRASWTPSEGRDGVPDTAAHLAAWCDLLCQVAGLPPSTPDASAGVVSLPQRRGPHAR is encoded by the coding sequence ATGGCTGCGGCTCAGGGACAGTTCTCCGATCATTCCGACGACGCGGAGCGGAACGCCCTCCCGCACGCGTTCCGCCAAGCAGTGGACGCCTTCGCAGCCGCCCGGCTCCGGCCGGAGATCGAGGTGGAGCGCACCCGCCCGCCGCAGCGGCTCGCCCCGCACGCCCACGCCCTGGAGGCAGCCGTCGTCGACGACGGTGAGGACCTCGCGGACGGCCGTCTGGTGCTGCTGCACGACCCAGCCGGGCACGACGCCTGGAAGGGCACGTTCCGACTGGTCACGCTGGTGCGGGCGGAGCTGGAACCGGAGATGGCGGCGGACCCGCTGCTGCCCGAGGTGTGCTGGTCCTGGCTGACGGGCGCGCTGGAGGCGCGCGGTCTGTTCCACGGCGAGGCGGGCGGCACGGTCACCCGAGCGGGCTCGCACTACTTCGGCGCCCTCGCCGAGCGCCGCCCCGCGACCCAGATCGAGATCCGGGCGTCCTGGACCCCGAGCGAGGGCCGCGACGGCGTCCCGGACACCGCTGCGCATCTGGCGGCCTGGTGCGATCTCCTGTGCCAGGTGGCAGGTCTGCCGCCGTCGACTCCCGACGCCTCCGCCGGCGTGGTCTCCCTCCCCCAGCGCCGCGGCCCCCACGCACGCTGA
- a CDS encoding 3-hydroxyacyl-CoA dehydrogenase NAD-binding domain-containing protein, translating into MSTTAELLKGAAELFPDEVVTQAHVRHLDLPGGAGKFALITLDNGFDHTKPTTFGPQSLANLNVAIDQVEKEASEGAIVGAGITGKPFIFAVGADLKGVELLKQHSDALAIGKGGHDVFKRLSALAVPTFAYYNGAAMGGGVEVGLHCSYRTVSSAVPAFSLPEVFLGLVPGWGGCAILPNLIGADKAVSVIIENSLNQNKQLKGKQVFELGIADAIFEGADFLEQSLIWTASVLKGEIAVERAEIDRGEAWDQAVARGRFIADSKVHGAAPAAYRALDIIEAAKEGDLQKGFDAEDAALADLIMGGELRSGIYAFNLVQKRGKRPAGAPDKSLARPVTKVGVVGAGLMASQLALLFLRRLEVPVVLTDIDQERVDKGVGYVHAEIEKLLGKGRINQDKANRLKALVSGVLDKAEGFADADFIIEAVFEEMTVKQKVFAEVEAVAPAHAILATNTSSLSVSEMASKLQHPERVVGFHFFNPVAVLPLLEIVRGEQTDDASLATAFGVAKKLKKTAVLTKDAPAFVVNRILVRFMGEIQNIIDEGTPVAVAEKAVEPLGLPMSPLVLLELVGPAIGLHVSETLNRAFPERFTVSANLKAVVEAGKRGFYVYDSGKPELDPEVAALLQQGDTVLTEELARARVLDAVAEEIGLMLEEGVVAEAQDIDLCLITGAGWPFHLGGVTPYLDREGVSERVNGKKFLPQGVASVPA; encoded by the coding sequence ATGAGCACCACCGCTGAGCTCCTGAAGGGCGCGGCCGAGTTGTTCCCGGACGAGGTCGTCACCCAGGCGCACGTACGCCACCTCGATCTGCCCGGCGGCGCGGGCAAGTTCGCCCTCATCACGCTGGACAACGGCTTCGACCACACCAAGCCGACCACCTTCGGCCCCCAGTCGCTCGCGAACCTGAACGTCGCGATCGACCAGGTCGAGAAGGAGGCGTCCGAGGGCGCCATCGTCGGTGCCGGCATCACCGGCAAGCCGTTCATCTTCGCCGTCGGCGCCGACCTCAAGGGCGTCGAGCTGCTCAAGCAGCACTCGGACGCGCTGGCCATCGGCAAGGGCGGCCACGACGTCTTCAAGCGGCTGTCCGCGCTCGCCGTCCCGACCTTCGCGTACTACAACGGCGCGGCGATGGGCGGCGGTGTCGAGGTCGGTCTGCACTGCTCGTACCGCACGGTCTCCAGCGCTGTGCCGGCCTTCTCGCTGCCCGAGGTCTTCCTGGGCCTGGTCCCGGGCTGGGGCGGCTGCGCGATCCTGCCGAACCTGATCGGCGCGGACAAGGCCGTCTCGGTGATCATCGAGAACTCGCTCAACCAGAACAAGCAGCTCAAGGGCAAGCAGGTCTTCGAGCTCGGCATCGCCGACGCGATCTTCGAAGGCGCCGACTTCCTGGAGCAGTCGCTGATCTGGACCGCGTCCGTCCTCAAGGGCGAGATCGCGGTGGAGCGCGCCGAGATCGACCGCGGTGAGGCCTGGGACCAGGCCGTCGCCCGCGGCCGGTTCATCGCCGACTCCAAGGTGCACGGCGCGGCCCCGGCCGCGTACCGCGCCCTGGACATCATCGAGGCGGCCAAGGAGGGCGACCTCCAGAAGGGCTTCGACGCCGAGGACGCCGCCCTCGCCGACCTGATCATGGGTGGCGAGCTGCGCTCCGGAATCTACGCCTTCAACCTGGTGCAGAAGCGCGGCAAGCGCCCGGCCGGTGCCCCGGACAAGAGCCTGGCCCGCCCGGTCACCAAGGTCGGCGTCGTCGGCGCCGGCCTGATGGCCTCTCAGCTGGCGCTGCTGTTCCTGCGCCGCCTCGAGGTGCCGGTGGTGCTCACCGACATCGACCAGGAGCGCGTCGACAAGGGTGTGGGCTATGTCCACGCCGAGATCGAGAAGCTGCTGGGCAAGGGCCGGATCAACCAGGACAAGGCCAACCGCCTCAAGGCGCTGGTCAGCGGTGTCCTGGACAAGGCCGAGGGCTTCGCGGACGCGGACTTCATCATCGAGGCCGTGTTCGAGGAGATGACCGTCAAGCAGAAGGTGTTCGCGGAGGTCGAGGCCGTCGCCCCGGCGCACGCGATCCTCGCCACCAACACCTCCTCGCTGTCGGTCTCCGAGATGGCCTCCAAGCTCCAGCACCCGGAGCGTGTGGTCGGCTTCCACTTCTTCAACCCGGTCGCGGTCCTGCCGCTGCTGGAGATCGTCCGCGGTGAGCAGACCGACGACGCCTCCTTGGCCACGGCCTTCGGCGTCGCCAAGAAGCTGAAGAAGACCGCGGTGCTCACCAAGGACGCCCCGGCGTTCGTCGTGAACCGCATCCTGGTCCGCTTCATGGGCGAGATCCAGAACATCATCGACGAGGGCACCCCGGTCGCCGTGGCGGAGAAGGCGGTGGAGCCGCTCGGCCTGCCGATGTCCCCGCTGGTGCTGCTGGAGCTGGTCGGCCCCGCCATCGGCCTGCACGTCTCCGAGACCCTGAACCGCGCCTTCCCTGAGCGCTTCACGGTCTCCGCGAACCTGAAGGCGGTCGTCGAGGCCGGCAAGCGCGGCTTCTACGTCTACGACTCGGGCAAGCCGGAGCTGGACCCCGAGGTCGCGGCACTCCTCCAGCAGGGCGACACCGTCCTCACGGAGGAGCTGGCTCGCGCCCGTGTCCTGGACGCGGTGGCCGAGGAGATCGGTCTGATGCTGGAGGAGGGCGTCGTCGCCGAGGCCCAGGACATCGACCTCTGCCTGATCACGGGCGCCGGCTGGCCCTTCCACCTGGGTGGCGTGACACCGTACCTGGACCGTGAGGGTGTCTCCGAGCGCGTCAACGGCAAGAAGTTCCTGCCGCAGGGCGTCGCGAGCGTCCCCGCGTAA
- a CDS encoding poly-gamma-glutamate biosynthesis protein PgsC/CapC, with product MIPSVLTPEIAAVGIALGLLFSLVCYLTTNLSPGGMITPGWLALTLVEDLQRAAMVVGVTVLTYVCTLLLQRYVILYGKRLFAAVVLTGVILQASLMIVLSIEFPLMYSNQTLGFIVPGLIAYQLVRQPKGPTLLATGSVTLMAYVVLTAGILLGFMPSA from the coding sequence TTGATCCCCTCCGTCCTCACCCCCGAGATCGCCGCGGTCGGCATCGCCCTCGGGCTGCTCTTCTCCCTGGTCTGCTATCTGACGACCAACCTCTCGCCCGGCGGCATGATCACCCCCGGCTGGCTGGCGCTCACCCTCGTCGAGGACCTGCAGCGCGCCGCGATGGTCGTCGGCGTCACCGTGCTCACCTACGTGTGCACCCTGCTGCTCCAGCGCTACGTCATCCTCTACGGCAAGCGCCTGTTCGCCGCGGTCGTGCTGACCGGTGTGATCCTCCAGGCCTCGCTGATGATCGTGCTCTCCATCGAGTTCCCGCTGATGTACAGCAACCAGACGCTCGGGTTCATCGTCCCCGGCCTGATCGCCTACCAGCTGGTGCGCCAGCCCAAGGGCCCCACGCTGCTGGCCACCGGCTCGGTGACGCTGATGGCCTACGTCGTCCTCACCGCCGGGATCCTCCTCGGCTTCATGCCGTCCGCCTGA
- a CDS encoding response regulator transcription factor, with product MSVLLEQPASLVAYRPNKPTAMVVVADPRVRSTVTRHLWALGVRDVIEASSIAEARPRVGNPRDICVADVHLPDGSGLTLLSETRAAGWPNGLALSAADDIGAVRNALAGGVKGYVVTGTRTNLGHPTRPGAAPIGSAAARLHRRPPGAPSHPGGYRELSGREVEVLRLVAEGQSNKAIGVSMGLSALTVKSHLARIARKLGTGDRAGMVAVALRTGIIH from the coding sequence GTGTCCGTTCTCCTCGAGCAGCCCGCAAGCCTGGTCGCCTACCGCCCGAACAAGCCGACGGCCATGGTCGTCGTGGCCGACCCGCGCGTCCGTTCCACCGTGACCCGCCATCTGTGGGCCCTCGGAGTACGTGACGTCATCGAAGCGTCGTCCATCGCGGAGGCCCGCCCCCGCGTCGGCAACCCTCGCGACATCTGCGTGGCCGACGTCCACCTGCCCGACGGCTCCGGGCTCACCCTGCTTTCCGAGACCCGTGCGGCCGGCTGGCCCAACGGGCTGGCGCTCTCCGCGGCCGATGACATCGGCGCCGTGCGCAACGCCCTGGCAGGCGGGGTCAAGGGATATGTCGTCACCGGCACCCGCACCAATCTCGGCCACCCCACCCGTCCCGGCGCCGCGCCCATCGGCTCGGCAGCCGCCCGGCTGCACCGCCGCCCCCCCGGCGCCCCGAGCCACCCCGGCGGATACCGCGAGCTGTCCGGGCGCGAGGTGGAGGTGCTCCGGCTCGTCGCCGAGGGCCAGTCGAACAAGGCCATCGGAGTGTCGATGGGCCTTTCGGCCCTGACCGTGAAGAGCCACCTCGCCCGGATCGCGCGCAAGCTCGGCACCGGCGACCGGGCCGGAATGGTGGCCGTGGCGCTGCGTACCGGCATCATCCACTGA
- the hemE gene encoding uroporphyrinogen decarboxylase, giving the protein MTPAAPDATRLASPAAAATRDSAFIKACRREEVPHTPVWFMRQAGRSLPEYLKVREGIPMLESCMRPELVTEITLQPVRRHKVDAAIYFSDIVVPLKAIGIDLDIKPGVGPVVAEPIRRREDLARLRELTPDDVAYVTEAIGMLTGELGATPLIGFAGAPFTLASYLVEGGPSRNHEHTKALMYGDPQLWADLLDRLADITAAFLKVQIEAGASAVQLFDSWVGALAPADYRRSVMSASAKVFEAVQGYGVPRIHFGVGTGELLGLMGEAGADVVGVDWRVPLDEAARRVGPGRALQGNLDPAVLFSSPEAIEAKTREVLDAATGLDGHIFNLGHGVLPTTAPDALTRLVEYVHGRTAR; this is encoded by the coding sequence CTGACTCCCGCCGCCCCGGATGCCACCCGGCTCGCGAGCCCGGCCGCCGCCGCCACCCGTGACTCCGCCTTCATCAAGGCGTGCCGTCGGGAGGAGGTGCCGCACACCCCCGTCTGGTTCATGCGCCAGGCAGGGCGTTCGCTGCCGGAGTACCTGAAGGTGCGCGAGGGCATCCCGATGCTGGAGTCCTGCATGCGGCCCGAGCTGGTCACCGAGATCACACTCCAGCCGGTGCGCCGGCACAAGGTCGACGCCGCGATCTATTTCAGCGACATCGTCGTTCCGCTCAAGGCCATCGGGATCGACCTGGACATCAAACCGGGCGTCGGCCCGGTCGTCGCGGAGCCGATCCGCCGCCGTGAGGACCTCGCCCGGCTGCGCGAGCTGACCCCGGATGACGTGGCCTATGTCACCGAGGCCATCGGCATGCTCACCGGCGAGCTCGGCGCCACCCCGCTCATCGGCTTCGCCGGAGCGCCGTTCACCCTCGCCAGCTACCTCGTGGAGGGCGGCCCGTCCCGCAACCATGAGCACACCAAGGCCCTGATGTATGGTGACCCGCAGCTGTGGGCCGATCTGCTGGACCGGCTCGCCGACATCACCGCGGCCTTTCTGAAGGTGCAGATCGAGGCCGGGGCTTCGGCGGTACAGCTGTTCGACTCTTGGGTGGGGGCGCTCGCCCCCGCGGACTACCGGCGCTCGGTGATGTCCGCGTCCGCCAAGGTGTTCGAGGCCGTCCAGGGCTACGGTGTGCCGCGCATCCACTTCGGTGTCGGCACCGGCGAGCTGCTGGGCCTGATGGGCGAGGCGGGTGCGGATGTCGTCGGAGTCGACTGGCGGGTCCCGCTGGACGAGGCCGCGCGCCGGGTCGGCCCCGGCAGGGCGCTCCAGGGCAACCTGGACCCGGCCGTCCTGTTCTCATCGCCGGAGGCGATCGAGGCCAAGACCCGCGAGGTACTCGATGCCGCGACCGGGCTCGACGGCCACATCTTCAACCTGGGCCACGGTGTTCTGCCCACCACCGCCCCGGATGCCCTGACCCGGCTTGTGGAGTACGTGCACGGCCGGACCGCGCGCTGA
- a CDS encoding ribonuclease D translates to MTDAQETAAVPDLRTPGGGPPDDGLTVDGAPIPLLEPREGIPPVLSTPEELDSVIASFAAGSGPVAVDAERASGYRYGQRAYLVQLRREGAGTALIDPVGCGDLSGLDEALAGTEWILHAATQDLPCLREIGMVPSRLFDTELAGRLAGFPRVGLGAMVESVLGYALEKGHSAVDWSTRPLPEPWLRYAALDVELLVDLRDALEKELDRQGKLEWARQEFDAIASAPPAPPRKDPWRRTSGMHKVRRRRQMAVVRELWTARDKVAQRRDVSPGKVLSDAAIIEAALAVPVNVQALTALTGFGHRMGRRALEQWQAAIDRARTLSDAELPQPGQPLAGPPPPRSWADKDPAAAARLSAARASVSALAEQLNLPQENLITPDTVRRVCWEPPVAVPEEVSSALRSFGAREWQVEQVTPLLTRALSAQP, encoded by the coding sequence GTGACCGACGCCCAAGAGACCGCAGCAGTTCCAGACCTGCGTACCCCCGGGGGCGGCCCCCCGGACGACGGCCTCACGGTCGATGGGGCGCCGATCCCTCTACTCGAGCCGCGCGAGGGCATCCCGCCGGTACTCTCGACGCCCGAGGAGCTCGACTCCGTCATCGCCTCGTTCGCCGCCGGGAGCGGACCGGTGGCCGTGGACGCCGAACGCGCGTCCGGCTACCGGTACGGCCAGCGGGCGTACCTCGTCCAGCTGCGCAGGGAAGGCGCGGGCACGGCCTTGATCGACCCGGTCGGCTGCGGCGATCTCTCCGGTCTCGACGAGGCACTGGCCGGGACCGAATGGATCCTGCACGCGGCCACCCAGGACCTGCCGTGCCTACGGGAAATAGGCATGGTGCCGAGCCGGCTCTTCGACACCGAGCTGGCCGGACGGCTGGCGGGCTTCCCCCGGGTGGGACTCGGCGCGATGGTCGAGTCGGTGCTCGGCTATGCGCTGGAGAAGGGCCACTCGGCGGTGGACTGGTCGACCCGTCCCCTGCCTGAGCCCTGGCTGCGGTACGCGGCACTCGATGTGGAACTGCTGGTGGACCTGCGGGACGCCCTGGAGAAGGAGCTGGACCGTCAGGGGAAGCTGGAATGGGCCCGGCAGGAGTTCGATGCGATCGCCTCGGCCCCGCCCGCCCCGCCGCGCAAGGACCCCTGGCGGCGCACCTCGGGCATGCACAAGGTGCGGCGGCGGCGGCAGATGGCGGTCGTGCGAGAGCTGTGGACGGCCCGCGACAAGGTGGCGCAGCGGCGCGACGTCTCGCCGGGCAAGGTACTGAGCGACGCGGCGATCATCGAGGCCGCCCTCGCCGTGCCCGTGAACGTGCAGGCGCTGACCGCACTGACCGGCTTCGGGCACCGGATGGGGCGGCGCGCACTCGAACAGTGGCAGGCTGCGATCGACCGGGCACGGACCCTGTCGGACGCCGAACTGCCGCAGCCGGGGCAGCCGCTGGCCGGTCCGCCGCCCCCTCGCTCCTGGGCCGACAAGGATCCCGCCGCGGCGGCCCGCCTGTCCGCTGCCAGAGCGTCGGTCTCGGCTCTGGCCGAGCAGCTGAACCTGCCTCAGGAGAACCTGATCACACCGGACACGGTGCGCCGGGTCTGCTGGGAGCCTCCGGTCGCGGTTCCCGAGGAGGTGTCGTCCGCCCTGCGCTCGTTCGGCGCGCGCGAGTGGCAGGTCGAGCAGGTGACCCCTCTGCTCACCAGGGCCCTCTCCGCGCAGCCCTGA
- a CDS encoding FAD-dependent oxidoreductase has translation MERLVVIGGDAAGMSAASQARRLREPSELEIVAFERSRFASYSACGIPYWVGGDVPGRDELIARTPGEHRTRGIDLRMRTEVVELDVERHGGGRVRSRDLESGAESWSDFDKLVIATGARPVRPSLPGITAPGVHGVQTLEDGQALLDTLSRSAGRRAVVIGAGYIGVEMAEALLKHGYEVTVVNRGEQPMATLDPDMGRLVHEAMDGLGITTVNDSPVTAVLTGPDGRARAVATDDAEYPADVVVLGIGVEPETTLARAAELPLGAHGGLLTDLAMRVRGHEHVWAGGDCVEVLDLVSGRERHVPLGTHANKHGQIIGAGVGGGYATFPGVVGTAVSKVCDLEIARTGLREKDAREVGLRHVAVTVESTSRAGYYPGAAPMTVKMLAERGTGRLLGVQIVGREGAAKRVDVAAVALTAGMTVERMTSLDLGYAPPFSPVWDPVLVAARKAVAAVRDAGY, from the coding sequence ATGGAACGACTGGTGGTCATCGGCGGCGACGCGGCGGGCATGTCCGCCGCGTCTCAGGCCCGCAGGCTCAGGGAACCGTCGGAGCTGGAGATCGTCGCCTTCGAGCGGTCCCGCTTCGCCTCGTACTCCGCCTGCGGCATTCCGTACTGGGTCGGCGGCGATGTGCCCGGACGGGACGAACTGATCGCGCGCACCCCCGGCGAACACCGGACGCGCGGGATCGATCTGCGGATGCGCACCGAAGTGGTGGAGCTCGATGTCGAGCGGCACGGCGGTGGCCGTGTCAGGTCCCGTGACCTGGAGTCGGGCGCCGAGTCGTGGTCGGACTTCGACAAGCTCGTCATCGCGACCGGCGCCCGCCCGGTACGCCCCTCGCTGCCCGGAATCACCGCGCCCGGGGTGCATGGTGTGCAGACCCTGGAAGACGGCCAGGCGCTGCTGGACACGCTGTCCCGGTCGGCGGGGCGGCGGGCCGTGGTGATAGGTGCCGGATACATCGGCGTCGAGATGGCAGAGGCGCTGCTCAAGCACGGCTACGAGGTGACGGTCGTCAACCGCGGCGAACAGCCCATGGCCACCCTCGACCCCGACATGGGCCGGTTGGTGCACGAGGCCATGGACGGCCTCGGCATCACCACGGTCAACGACTCCCCCGTCACCGCGGTCCTCACCGGTCCTGACGGCCGGGCGCGCGCGGTCGCCACCGACGACGCCGAATACCCGGCCGACGTCGTCGTGCTGGGCATCGGGGTGGAGCCAGAGACGACGCTCGCACGGGCGGCGGAGCTGCCGCTCGGGGCGCACGGGGGGCTGCTCACCGATCTGGCGATGCGGGTACGCGGCCATGAGCACGTCTGGGCGGGCGGCGACTGCGTCGAGGTGCTGGACCTGGTCTCGGGCCGGGAACGACATGTCCCGCTCGGTACGCACGCCAACAAGCACGGCCAGATCATCGGCGCGGGTGTCGGCGGAGGCTACGCCACGTTCCCGGGGGTGGTGGGCACGGCCGTCAGCAAGGTCTGCGATCTGGAGATCGCCCGCACCGGGCTGCGTGAGAAGGACGCCCGCGAGGTGGGGCTGCGCCATGTGGCGGTGACGGTCGAGTCGACCAGCCGCGCGGGCTACTACCCGGGTGCGGCTCCGATGACGGTCAAAATGCTCGCCGAGCGCGGCACGGGTCGGCTGCTCGGGGTGCAGATCGTCGGCCGCGAGGGCGCGGCCAAGCGGGTGGACGTCGCTGCGGTCGCCCTCACGGCAGGGATGACGGTGGAGCGGATGACATCCCTCGACCTCGGCTATGCCCCGCCGTTCTCACCCGTCTGGGACCCGGTCCTGGTCGCAGCGCGGAAAGCGGTGGCGGCGGTCCGGGACGCCGGGTACTGA
- a CDS encoding NlpC/P60 family protein: MSAKKKSRAVVHAAVVISLLAGSAYLTVELRKEEQAKAPAVQAVTDSPVLESSTGQVSGKQTWERLKNPDRSVLRGEGGQVLATFTDRARTATLKGPSRTFTEAANTKSRVVTEDWVRLMPETWRKGAEKEKWFKDWFKEFFGSEEDDIFASAFQYIEGAPVKKDEEGTSYAGDASFGPLNPNGSAGNDLREELSDFYDYLMIPYTFRDGTSKQPEDKRARSVDCSGYMRLVWGYRVRYPLASSDTTGDGLPRTANGMARSKLGADVIPLKGVAAKDRPKSIDVLQPGDLVFFKLDARTKDRLDHVGMYLGHDGDGHKIFISSREEVNGPTIGDKGGTSRLDGNGYYATTLRSAKRL, translated from the coding sequence ATGAGTGCCAAGAAGAAGTCCCGCGCCGTCGTCCACGCGGCGGTGGTGATCTCCCTGCTCGCCGGCAGTGCCTATCTGACCGTCGAGCTACGCAAGGAGGAGCAGGCCAAGGCGCCTGCGGTCCAGGCCGTCACGGACTCCCCGGTGCTCGAGTCGAGTACCGGGCAGGTGAGCGGAAAGCAGACCTGGGAGCGCCTGAAGAACCCGGACCGGTCGGTGCTGCGGGGCGAGGGCGGGCAGGTTCTCGCGACCTTCACCGACCGCGCCCGTACCGCCACTCTCAAGGGCCCCAGCCGTACCTTCACCGAGGCCGCCAACACCAAGTCGCGTGTGGTTACCGAGGACTGGGTGCGGCTGATGCCGGAGACCTGGCGCAAGGGCGCCGAGAAGGAGAAGTGGTTCAAGGACTGGTTCAAGGAGTTCTTCGGCAGCGAGGAGGACGACATCTTCGCCAGCGCCTTCCAGTACATCGAGGGTGCTCCGGTCAAGAAGGACGAGGAGGGCACCTCCTACGCGGGCGACGCCAGCTTCGGTCCGCTCAACCCGAACGGCAGCGCGGGCAACGACCTGCGCGAGGAGCTGTCGGACTTCTACGACTACCTCATGATCCCGTACACCTTCCGTGACGGCACCAGCAAGCAGCCCGAGGACAAGCGCGCCCGTTCCGTCGACTGCTCGGGCTATATGCGCCTGGTCTGGGGCTACCGGGTCCGCTATCCGCTGGCCTCGTCGGACACGACCGGGGACGGTCTGCCCCGCACCGCGAACGGCATGGCCCGTTCCAAGCTGGGCGCCGACGTCATTCCGCTGAAGGGCGTCGCGGCCAAGGACCGGCCCAAGTCCATCGATGTGCTCCAGCCGGGCGATCTGGTCTTCTTCAAGCTGGACGCCCGGACCAAGGACCGGCTCGACCATGTGGGCATGTACCTCGGCCATGACGGCGACGGGCACAAGATCTTCATCTCCAGCCGGGAGGAAGTGAACGGCCCGACGATCGGCGACAAGGGCGGTACCTCGCGACTGGACGGAAACGGGTACTACGCGACCACCCTGCGCAGCGCGAAGCGCCTCTAG
- a CDS encoding acetyl-CoA C-acyltransferase, with protein MPRTVRDVVFVDGVRTPFGKAGPKGIYNETRADDLVVKAIRELLRRNPDLDPAKIDEVAIAATTQIGDQGLTIGRTAGILAGLPQSVPGYSIDRMCAGALTAVTAVAGGVAFGAYDIAIAGGVEHMGRHPMGEGVDPNPRFVSEKLVDQSALFMGMTAENLHDRYPTITKQRADEYAVRSQEKAAKAYANGKIQQDLVPVSVRRTNPEAGETGWGLVTADEPMRPGTTFENLQGLKTPFRVHGRVTAGNAAGLNDGATASLIASEDFARENDLPVKMRLVSYSFAGVEPEVMGYGPIPATEKALAQAGLSIDDIGLFEINEAFAVQVLAFLEHYGIADDDARVNQYGGAIAFGHPLASSGVRLMTQLARQFEEQPEVRYGLTTMCVGFGMGATVIWENPHHKDAGGNK; from the coding sequence GTGCCTCGTACCGTCAGGGACGTCGTCTTCGTCGACGGCGTCCGCACCCCGTTCGGCAAGGCGGGCCCGAAGGGCATCTACAACGAGACCCGCGCCGACGATCTCGTCGTGAAGGCCATCCGGGAGCTGCTGCGCCGCAACCCGGATCTCGACCCCGCGAAGATCGACGAGGTCGCCATCGCCGCGACCACGCAGATCGGCGACCAGGGTCTGACCATCGGCCGTACCGCCGGCATCCTCGCGGGGCTGCCGCAGTCCGTGCCGGGCTACTCGATCGACCGCATGTGCGCCGGCGCGCTGACCGCCGTCACCGCGGTCGCCGGCGGCGTCGCCTTCGGCGCGTACGACATCGCCATCGCAGGCGGCGTCGAGCACATGGGCCGCCACCCGATGGGTGAGGGCGTCGACCCGAACCCGCGCTTCGTGTCGGAGAAGCTCGTCGACCAGTCGGCCCTCTTCATGGGCATGACCGCCGAGAACCTGCACGACCGCTACCCCACCATCACCAAGCAGCGCGCCGACGAGTACGCCGTGCGCTCGCAGGAGAAGGCCGCCAAGGCGTACGCCAACGGCAAGATCCAGCAGGACCTGGTGCCGGTCTCGGTGCGCCGTACCAACCCCGAAGCGGGCGAGACCGGATGGGGCCTGGTCACGGCAGACGAGCCGATGCGACCGGGCACCACGTTCGAGAACCTCCAGGGCCTGAAGACGCCGTTCCGCGTCCACGGCCGCGTCACCGCGGGTAACGCCGCAGGCCTGAACGACGGCGCCACCGCCTCGCTCATCGCCTCCGAGGACTTCGCCCGGGAGAACGACCTCCCGGTCAAGATGCGCCTGGTCTCGTACTCCTTCGCCGGCGTCGAGCCCGAGGTCATGGGCTACGGCCCGATCCCGGCGACCGAGAAGGCCCTCGCCCAGGCCGGTCTTTCCATCGACGACATCGGCCTGTTCGAGATCAACGAGGCCTTCGCCGTCCAGGTCCTGGCCTTCCTGGAGCACTACGGCATCGCCGACGACGACGCCCGCGTCAACCAGTACGGCGGCGCCATCGCGTTCGGTCACCCACTCGCCTCCTCCGGCGTCCGCCTGATGACGCAGCTGGCACGCCAGTTCGAGGAGCAGCCCGAGGTCCGCTACGGCCTCACCACGATGTGCGTCGGCTTCGGCATGGGCGCCACCGTGATCTGGGAGAACCCGCACCACAAGGACGCCGGAGGCAACAAGTGA